The genomic interval CGGCAAAATACGGGCAAATAACTATGTAAACACATCGCATAGACTCCTTAAACGACTTTAATTAGATGGAACAATGTAAGAAAACTCTATTGTATATGTCCCGTTATCCTTGAATATTATGTACAGTTGGTGAATGTGCAAATAGATTTAATACCGGTACATGTTTTTGTTATGAATATTGATAAGCATCTCCACGACGTATATGTGAATACTTTTCAGACTCTTGATAAAAAGAGGAAATAAAGAAAATGATCAGATTTCATTTTATTACtctttttatctttgtttttaaGCAAATATTTTGTGATCAATAACGTAGTTGGTATTCTGCTTCAATATGATGTTTCATTAGAGAGAATGTTTCCAATTGTAAATGTCCATTACACATTATAATCAACCATTAAGTAACATTATTTATCTTAGATAAACTCAAACACGTTAGGAACAATGTAGAAGTAATCATTCAGTAaacttaattttacaaaacagGTGATTTCTTTCAAAATGTAGTTAATTCCTCTGAAATGTCAAATTGCATTATTCTTTCTGAACCATAAAAACTCAGGAACATTGAGTCTCTGTATCTTCGAACGCACTTTGGAGGCGCATTCTCAAAACGAAATAGGGCGTGGCTTTTGCCCGAGATAATATCTACTTCGTATACAAAGTCCTCTTTCTGTGTCAATCCAAAGTCATCTTTGTTGTCAAATCCATGTCCAACAATGTACAACGTGGATGGGTCTTTGAGTGCTATCCCTCTTTGCGACTCGATTAATTTGTTGACGTTGATTAGTGTCACAATATTTCCCCCTTCATTTAATTGGTAAActtttgattgcattacctcagAAATGAACAAACTTTTTGATTGTTCATCAAACGCCAGGTACCAAGGTGAGTGGAACTTGGCATCACAAAAAACACGCACCTCGTTTCCATCTAGCCCAATAACTTTTATTTGACGTTTAGGATGTTCATACCCGACATACAGTTGGTTGTCGGCGTATGCGAGACCTCGACAGTGGTCATGACCGACGAGCTCATTGTATTGGATTAGCTGATTGTCGTTGATTCTGACAAAAATAAGTTTTCCACTTGCAGGCACAGACACACAAACCTGTTTATTTTGTTCGTCTATCATTACAACGTCCCATGGTTTACACATATGACAGCCAGGTTTACACGTAGGTTTGTTGCATGTACAAATCGGTGTTCCTATGTGTGCTTTGGTTTCgatatgaaacaattttacacAGTTGTTTGAATAATCCGCGCCGATAATATACGGTGGAACAACAGCAAATCCTGTGATTGAAGGTATTGACGAATCATCTGCAATCTTAACATGAACGTCTTTGAGTTTCAACGTCTCCACATTCCCATCGCAACTGCGGTGATGTAATTAAAAAAACGTATTTCCAAAATCGATTTCAATAAAATCGTTTTTATAAACATCTTAAATACGTAATTTTAAGCGGTAGAATAATGCTGAGCATAAAACTTGTACTTATATACTTTCTATTACTTGATATAGTGAAATACACTTGGCGTGTGTTGGTTACGGTAAAGTAAAATTAATTTCGAGTAACGTACGTTCGAATAAAAGATAAGTTCATGTTTGTGTCTAAACCAGAAATGGTTTTAAAGGACACAcgctttttttttattattacaacTTATCCAGCAATTATTTACCTATCTTTGTAATTATCAGGGCTTTATTACACCACTAATGATCAATTACGTTAATTCTAATGTTCAATTAATActcgttttaaataaaatcatttacttTATGCCCGAAAATGTGGTGCATTTTCGCtataaaaacttaaaacaaaataaataccgTGCAGTTATTATCACTGGTTCACATGAGGTTTTCTCATctacaataaattaaaatgatcATTTTTAACCTTATGCTTTGCTTCGAATGAACCTAAAAGTTCAATAAGTTGTATATTTGGCTGTGGATAATATGTATCTAGAGTATCTTTGActcaaaattataaatttaaagaaTCAATTTATTgctattcaaattttaaattagTCAATTAAATGTTTAAGGCAATACCCGCGTTATGAATCATTACGTCTATGGCTACATCCTTTCCAACGTCTTGTAGTAATGTATTTATCGGGTTGAACAACTTTCGAAGCTGTCCGTTGTTCACAcagtgttcaaactgtgatcgaTCCTCCTTGTTAAAACATCCCACCTTCATAATAAACTTTCCACCCTCAAGCATTGGTTTTGTAGTTGTCCGCTTTGGAACTATCAGGCCTTTTTTCTGCACAATGGCTGCGAGCTGTGATACTATTAAATACGATAAAATCATCAAAATTGAATGTGCAAGTTGTTCATCTACAGTCTTTCGTTTTACCGTTTAACGTATACAATGCGCATATAACACATTAACACCACCGTtatcatacatgtacaaaatatatagTATTCACAATTTATCAAGTAAGGCGTATGGAACATTAATTGAAAAGATTGAAATAAATTTTACAATTGATAGAATGTCAAACTCATTCGAAATTATTCTTGGAAATGCTATTAACGGCTTACCCAAATTGTCCATCACACACGTATAGTGGTCTCTGTACAAAACGGCATCCTGTTCGTAATTTTCGCATCCAGGCAACTTTCGTATGATATCTTGAATAGGATTCATTGCCTCTGTTAATACCCCTTTGACACAATCGTTTAGCAGACGGAAGAATTGTGCAATGTTCTTCGGGCGTACAATTATTTGTATGCAACCCGACTTTGCTATGAACTCTGTAAAACAATGCTTCAATAATTTTGCAGGTACTctaataatacatattttgttttttgcaGATGTTACTTTTGGCACAATCAAATAGTGAATTTGAAATCAGACGAGTTAtagttaaacatatttaaaaatgaaaaaaaaaatagttatacttaattgtatttttttaattttcgacAACAATGCATGGGTAACAAAGTTCATccttaaaaataaagtttaaaacattAATGTTAAAACTAAACATCTTATAGATCTGACGGCAGTTATTACCGTTAACCCGTATAGGTAATAAACGCTGACAAAAATGTCGTAATATGATATCCCGCGATAAAGTGCGAAACAAAGAcccataaattataaataaattatatcagaGTTTATATTAAGGAACTCGTCTCGAAGAATTTTGCGAATTAAAACAAGTCATTGTGACTTAGAATTACATAAGACGACGATCATCCGGTTATAACTCGAGGTGAGGCCAATAACAATGAACACCACTAGGCATGGACAGTTAACTGTAGAATATAAAGAACCTACCTCCTATGCCCGAGAAGACTTCCTCGAATGCTTTGCGGACAGATTCCTTGTCCGGAAGAAGCGGCTGATAGCCTGCTGGATTCTCCTTCTTATTTATGATGTTGATCAGCTCTCTAATGAGAAAACCACGTTGTTCCTGGTTACCACAACCAGTCATTACGAGCTCGATTACAACCGGCATTGTATCTGTAATAATAATGACATAACTCCAATGTTTTCTAAGACGGgccaacattttaaaatatgattgTTCCGATACACAAGCGTTTACTTGTTGATTTCCAACTTAAGTATATTTTGTTCATGAATAAGAACCATGATTTATAGAATTTACTTTTAATCAAATGTATAATCTCTTTTATGTTTCAGAAAAAGAGGTTAATTGCATTACAAATCAGTTTGATTCAGCTTTATTTTATAGGAAAGTAGGGAATAGTGTAATGGTGTACAGAGtattattgaatatatattgaTGAATACCGGAACAAATACATCATTGGTAAGAGGTGTGATATTATTACAAtgtgtcataaatcacaaaattcatacTTATCATGTTCGGTGGGTACGGTTCTGTTCGAGGTGGTAAATTCCTGTTAGCAAGATCATGACCCGCGTTTTGcgctttaattaaataaatgatcGGATTGAGAACCAGAAACAATGAAGAAAAGCAATCCAAAGCACACATGCATATTCCAATATTTTGTTATCCTTAGACGTTAGCAATAAATCTGTTTGTATCGTGACTTCCTTATGCCGCCAGTTCCATCAGCCTTATGAAAAACTGAGGCAAGTTTCAGGAGACTGCTCCTATGTGCACATAAGATATGGAATCGAAGAACAGACTCCATGATTAACGTTTAAGTTTGCCCGGGCATTAAGTTAATTTGATTCGCGATCGTCTGGAATAGATCTTTGTTTCCAAACATTTAacctattttaatacattttaaatagtgaTAAGCAGATGGCGCGTAACCAAAACAGTTAGCTTTCAATAATGAACTTTACCATAAATTGCACTTTGTTGTTAAGGCACTAGTATTTCAGACAAGTTTGTTTTCTTGAAAAAAGGCACGTACTTTGGACCAGACGAAACAAAGTAACAAAGCATTGAATTTTAAGTAATGACTTTGACATTTAGCGACGTGACTTACAAATGCCATCCGTACATCGCCTTAATTACCAAAGAGTTTAGGAACATTTGagcaaaaataacactttcgcttCTACGGTATTGACTAGTGATTTTGCAGATTTCTCTACTTGAACATCCTTTATTTTAGTAGAAATGGCTCGAGTATAGTAGGAAATCTTACCATAAAAACGATAAAGATTGGGGCGACCTGCCTTCATTAGTGTGGAGatttaagtgaaaacaaaaactgTTTGGTCTCAAGACTAGTACATAACCTGTCAAAGAAATACTATTATTGCAAGCGGTTGTTCAGCGGACGCTTATCTTACCTGTGATTAAATCATCGAGATGACGCTGCTCAAGAATACTGATCACTTGCTCCATTCTAGTGTGGAGGCTCTCTTCCTCTGTGAACATATGTCAAGTACATTTTGTATGTATAATTGTCATGCAAACATTAGAATTTTTATAAGATTGATGCATTTTAAGATTAATATTGATCAACTTTTTAGCAGCGTAAATGTTTCAAACGAAATTGCAATGCATTTGTATGTTATGTTAAGTTATATACACAAACACCCGCTTTTGTGTGATTTAATTACACCGAGATGCAAACTTTAAATAAAGTAGGCTTATTAattttacatcataaaataatCGTATATAAATTACTCACATATGAATTCAGTAAAAACATGGTTTCTTAAAGGTTTTTGAAATAGATATTGTCTGATTTGAAAAACGATCCAATTAGatgtaaaaatatttcattttatcagCTACAAACATGCAAACTTAATTCGGGATCAATGAAGCTCCATTTTATTCAAAAACCATTTAAGATAATTTGAGTGCGAACATAGATTATCTGTATTCATATTTTCAATCAATTTTTAATGTGGACTTATTGATCTGACGCTACTGAATAGCACAGCCATTATTTGCTTCATAAATTTGGTACCGCTAATTCTCACGATAATTTAGCACACtgcatatacattttttaaattgtaagagTTCTTAATAACACAAGTTGTTTACAAAGTAAAATATTTGCTACTTATTCCATTAATCGTAAACAGACTTGAAATCGCTGCTTCTGCGCGTTTTACCTGGCGTGAACTGCTTAATGTTATCTCTATAAGACTTTTCCATCTCCTGATGATCTTGAAATACTTTGATATTTCTAGGATCATGTGGAATATTGCCTTGtacaatattttctatgtctctCTCTATTGACGAACACAGGTCCGTTCTCTGGAGATATTCACAAATATCTGCCATCATTATACGAAGTTCTTGAACATGGTTGTCATACAAATCATCCGATACACTCCCAAACGTGTTGTACAGTTCAGCGCGACATCTTGCCATCCGACGGaccttttcttttatttcagCAGGTACAACATTGTCACCTAAAATCTCTACGATTATGAACGAAATCAAATATAACGACCATGATGATGTGTTTGCTCGAACACCAAATCCAGGTACAAGAAGTTTAATATTCCTTTGGCCGGTAGTTGTGTCTGTTAACCTTGTTAAGTTATAATTCAAGAAATGATCCAGTGTCCAAGCCTCCGATGGAGTATCCACAGGTCTGCTTTCGGTGACAGCGAAATCCAGCAAGGACAGGAGGCATTGTCTGGTAATCCTTTCATGTATATCGACAAGGATATTCGCCTTTGTAGCAGAGCTTTGTGCCATGGCCCGCATTAGTATCTGTAATGTCAACacatgtaaatattttgaaaacatgcaATGACACTTACGACTCATGTTGTTATGAGCGAATGTgtgtaacatttatttaaacacatGTTCAATAGTTCACTTCATTATTTGTATACCATGGAAAAACTAAGTTATCTTACAACACATTAAGAATTGTAATGCGATTATTACCTCAGAACGCTTTATTAAACAGTCATATATAAATAGAACTAACCTTTAATTAAATTAGTTCATCCACTGATTGACCGAATGTTTCGGAAGTAAACATAGACGTATTCGACTCTACAGTAGTGTTAACAACTTCGATCTCCAACACTGTGATCAACATAAAATCAAACTGAGTTTTGATTTGgattttaaatactttaaacgAAAAGGAAAATTAAGGTGAAATCCAATTATACAATAACAGCTTTAAAATCAGGAATTCAATACAGTCTGAATGATTCATTGTGAAAAGCCTATAGTGCGCAATAGAAACATAATGCAGATATGTAATACAATATGTGTCAATTCTTCGTCCTACAAAAGTAAATAAACGTGTCATTTCGTAACAATGTAGTTTTCAATCTTTAAATTCAAATCTCAAGCGATCAATCGCCTATTGAAGCgtattttcattcaaacaaccgTGTAAATAGAAAGAAACACAAAGAAATATGAAAGAGAACGTAGATTTTTAATAACTTCAAGTTTACTCCGTTACCTTTAAAGCCTTAAATAACCATCTTCACATACCGCGAGTCTCTGCGGCTAATCAAAGTATATTTTCCAACTAATAAATTTGTTTGACGCGTTTCCCTTAACAATTACCATAACCACACAGAGAATTTTTCATGTTAATATTTAAACGTTCTCAAACAGACACTGTTCTGTTTATATTATTGATCCATccattttgtattatcataaaatAGATGAGGCGTATAgtcaatattttattgatttaccAATCAATAAGATCAGTCTTAATTACAGAATTTAAATGCATTTCAATaggaaaataatttcaaaaaccTGTATCAAGTCAATGGAGAAATACATACGAATCCTCCGCATTTAATCAAGCAGTCGGCCTTTCAATACAGCTAATATTCAATGAACATCATACGACCgctaataatttattttactggTTTGAACTGGGTTTATGCCGCCTTAAACAGTATTAGACATTTCACGGCGGCTAATGAACTTTTTCAGGGTTAGCTTTTTCACTAGAACGTAAAGCATAAATGAATTAGAAACCGCCTTTTAGAGATATTGGGCGAGATTTGAAGAGGAAATACTTTCATGGCAAATACCCGTACAACGTATGTGAAATTGAACACGCAATCCTCGGATTGTTAGCGTTCTTCCACCTCACCTATTATATTATGCAAAGTAAGTGTAACTCGACAGTTtacatgtttgcattaaaaaTGATACAAACCGAAAATATATGCTTCATTCGTTTTATAAACTATGTTTGCACACCAGACATGAATTTGAACAGATGCTTGTGTGctattgtatatgttttgttattgCCAATTGTATTACAATCATAATATAAAGTGGCAGTTCTGAAATAAGAAATGTCCACagaatattgttttcattattgcCGCGTCCAAAAAACGTGTCAAATAACAAGGCTCGTTCATTGatttaaatgaatgtttaatTAGTAAATACAGACACACGATAGAGTTGTGTAAACAATCGAACAATAATGTGCGTATGTAAAATGAAGCGGACAATCTCCCTCGGACTCACAAAAGCAATCACTATTTTAGTAGACCATATTTATTACGTAAGACGTTTGCGTTTGCGTTATGTTTGTAGTTTTATGTCGTAAACGTATTATCTTTCATCATTGTAATATGAATATGGAATTTGATAACACAAAAACTGAAGCTAACAAATTCAATACACACACGAAACTCAATAATCCAGCACGGTGTAAAATGCCAGACTGCCCGTCTCCATTACACCACACCAAAcactatttaatataaattatccGCCATGCTCCAACACTACATGCAATATCATAAATCATGAGTAGTAGACGCTAATGCACACGCATAAAACCTCGAGTGTTGGCACACTTATCTATAGAAAAGTGTAAATAAACCACTTTATAATACATTGGCTTTACATTTTAAGACGGCTTGTGGTATTTTAGAAtgtatgaatttcataaaattgttaaaCTTGCAGACTTGCTTTTATGTGTCttcagttttatttaaatgaatagtGAAACAATGAAAAGCAAAACGTCATAACAAGTACACTATATGAATTTATGTCGCATGAAGAAGTTTTTCAATTACGGCATTGATTGCTTTAAAGTGGTTGATAACTTGCGTTATATCATCATTAATGCACATTTAGTTTTATTTTGGTGCTGCCTGTTCACAATCTGCTCAGTCTGGGCATCGCTGCAGTTGTCATGGTAATTCTCATACGGACCTCACCGATAccggtaccatccttggacagggttgctcCCAAGTACATGAAGCAGGTCACTTCCTCCAGCATATAGCTCCATCCCGTACGCTTTTAATTAGATGTAATATAAAATTGAGTACTTCTAGACGTAGTAGTACTAGTTATATAAGAACTAGTAAATTTGGTAGATCGGTTGTTTAAGCACATGCAAATTAAAGATTCATATTTCGGAATGTTTGGGAATATTTTCATAACATTAGTCTCATCCCGTGACTTCTTGCAGAATATTTTACTACTTTGTCCATAGAAACAAGTCGCTTTTCGTGGTAGGTGCATCATCATGAGGTAAGTTATTCCATGTGTAGACTCATTCCATACAGCCATCGGTATTCTTCATTGATACACAATTAATGGAAGAACCTGCGATTCGTTATCATATGAAATTTAATGCATTAGCGTAATATTTTCcaaagatgagcctgtgcagtccaaaacggctagtcagggacgacgtTTTTCGCCTTTACTGAATTTActctaagaagggacttccttagtttcgtccttgattaacTGTCCGGACTTCTCGTGCTTATTTAGGACGACACTGCacggacatgcattaaaaatTTTCAGAGCGAGGCGCATAtgtacaaattaaacaatttcacACATTATTATGTCAGGTAATATTGTAACAATCTTCTAGTCTCACAAGACAAGTCTGGCGGCTGCAAACAAGTATCTACTACCAATGATGCTTCTGGAGGTTCATCTCTTTTTTGTACATCAA from Dreissena polymorpha isolate Duluth1 chromosome 1, UMN_Dpol_1.0, whole genome shotgun sequence carries:
- the LOC127866053 gene encoding uncharacterized protein LOC127866053, which gives rise to MPVVIELVMTGCGNQEQRGFLIRELINIINKKENPAGYQPLLPDKESVRKAFEEVFSGIGEFIAKSGCIQIIVRPKNIAQFFRLLNDCVKGVLTEAMNPIQDIIRKLPGCENYEQDAVLYRDHYTCVMDNLVSQLAAIVQKKGLIVPKRTTTKPMLEGGKFIMKVGCFNKEDRSQFEHCVNNGQLRKLFNPINTLLQDVGKDVAIDVMIHNADEKTSCEPVIITARCDGNVETLKLKDVHVKIADDSSIPSITGFAVVPPYIIGADYSNNCVKLFHIETKAHIGTPICTCNKPTCKPGCHMCKPWDVVMIDEQNKQVCVSVPASGKLIFVRINDNQLIQYNELVGHDHCRGLAYADNQLYVGYEHPKRQIKVIGLDGNEVRVFCDAKFHSPWYLAFDEQSKSLFISEVMQSKVYQLNEGGNIVTLINVNKLIESQRGIALKDPSTLYIVGHGFDNKDDFGLTQKEDFVYEVDIISGKSHALFRFENAPPKCVRRYRDSMFLSFYGSERIMQFDISEELTTF